TGGTGGAAGCGAAGTAACTATTGAAGAAGGTACGGGTTTAGTGCATTCTGCTCCAGGACATGGTGACGTAGATTTTGCAATAGGTAAGAAAATGAATTTCCCAGTAGTAATGCTAGTAAATGATAAGGGAGAGTTTCTAGATAGTGCTGGCAAATATGCTGGCAAATATGTTAGAGATGAAAATAATGAAATAATAGAAGACCTAAAGAAAGCTAACGCATTATTGTACGCTGGTAAGATAGTTCATAGATATCCTATTTGCTGGAGATGTAAGACTCCACTACTATTAAGGGCTGTAGAGCAGTGGTTCATAAAAGTAACTAAACTAAAAACTGAGCTCTTGAATGAGATAGATAGAGTAAATTGGGTACCTGAATGGGGTAAAACTAGAATAGGTAATCTTGTTAAAGACTTAAGAGATTGGGTAATAAGCAGGCAGAGATTCTGGGGAACTCCTTTACCGATTTGGGTATGTAAAAACGGACATATAACCGTTGTAGGAAGTAAAGGAGAGTTACAAAAACTTTCTATAAACGGTGTTCCTGAAGATCTTCATAGGCCGTGGATAGATAATGTAATAATAAAATGTCCTAAATGTGGCGAGGAAGCTCATAGAGTATCGGATGTAGCTGACGTATGGTTTGATAGCGGTGTTGCGTTTTTTGCTAGTCTGGGAGATAATTGGAATGCAAAATGGAAGGAAATAGGCCCAGTAGATCTTGTATTAGAAGGACATGACCAACTTAGGGGATGGTTCTTTAGTTTATTACGTAGCGGAGTTATACTCATTGATAGAGTACCTTACGAATCTGTATTAGTACACGGCTTTATGTTAGATGAACAAGGAAGAGAGATGCATAAGAGCTTAGGTAATTATGTAGAGCCTGCTGTAGTAATAGAAAAGTTTGGAAGAGACGTTTTAAGGCTATGGTTATTAAGAAATACTACTTGGGAAGATGCAAAGTTCTCTTGGAAGGCAATGGAGTTAACTCTGCGTGATTTACAAATAGTGTGGAATGTTTATGTATTTGCAAGTACGTATATGAGCTTAGACAATTTTGATCCTGATAAGTACAGTTTCTCGGACGTAGAGAGATATCTTAGAGTGGAAGATAAGTGGATATTATCTAGATACTATTCCATGTTAAGAAAAATAAAGGAGACTATGAAGAATTATAAAGTTCATGAGATGGCCAATTATCTATTTGATTTCATTATAAATGACATCAGCAGATTCTATTTAAGACTGATTAGAAAAAGAGCATGGGTCGAATATAATGATCCAGATAAGATAGCAATGTATTATGTACTTTATACTGTATTGAAGGGTTGGATAATATTGGCCTCTGCTGTTATTCCCTATACTGCAGAGAAAATTTACAAAGAATTTGTAGTTAATCCCAAGGACTCTGCTAGTATGGACGACTTTCCCGAAATTCAAAGTAGATTCATTGATGAACAATTAGAAAAAGCTATTAATGTTGTCAGGCAAATAGAAGATGCAGGATTAAATGTTAGAGCTAAAGCTGGAATAAAACTTAGATGGCCAGTAAATAAAACGTTTGTATTCTTAAATGATGAGAATGACATTAAGCTAGTGAATAATGTTATAGGTATCCTCAAATCAGTGCTTAACACAAAAGAAGTTGAGGTCTATAATATAATAGACTATGCGAAATTCTCCACAGTTGTTGTATCTCCGTTACAGGGCAAAATAGGTAAAGATTACAAACAACTTACACCCAAAATAGTTCAATATGTTAATAATAATGCCGGCGTTATAGGTAAAGATATTATAGATAAGGGATATCATGAGGTAATGATAGACGGCGTTAATGTTAGGTTAGATAAAAATTACGTCAATATTGAAGAAAGCAGTATGGAAGGCTACGTTAGTTCAAAATTCGATTTAGGAGTAATTATGCTATCTAAGAGCATAAGTGAAGAGGAAGAAGAGGAAGGCATAGTTAGGGATATAATAAGGAGAATACAGTTTATGAGAAAGAAACTTAATCTAAACGTCACTGATTACATTAATATTTGTATAACACCGCCTAACGATAGATATGACATGGTAAATAAGTGGAAAAGCTACATCTCGTCAGAGACTAGAGCAAAGAACATAGAAATTAGTAACAAAAAGTATAAACTTACAGAAACTTGGGACATAGAAGGAGAACAGTACATCATAAGCATAAGTAAGGCAGATTAAATGTTTCCTTATAAAAGAAGAAACGAACTTAATATTGCGTTTTTTTCCTCGATATTTTCAATAGAAAAAAACCTTACAGAAAAAACTCTCAAAGCTTCTCTTCTATTTAGATTTTTTATAGAATTTAGAGTAACAAATGTTTATATAATATGCCCCAATTCTTCAAATAAGGAATTTGAATTATTAAAAGAGCTTTCTGATTACGCGTTAACTCCCCCTTATTTGAAGAAATATATTCCTATAAGCCATAACTTGAAGAAAGTTGGCTTATTATCACCAATGAACTTGCCATTTCATATAGTGCATAAGTTACCTATTGAGGGCGAGATACGCATAGGTAAAAATAATGACTTTGGTTTACCACAAAAAATTAGGACAAGGCATAAATCCATTATAATTGTTGACTCTGTAAAAGATTCATTTATTCAATATCCATTAATATATTACAATGGTTTCGAAATTCATAAAACGAATATTGAAGATATACTTACTAAAGATAATCTCATAATAGGTAGTAGAAATGGTAAAGATCCATTAAAATATAAGGACGAAATAGTTTCTATGTATGAGGAAAAAGGTTTAACGGTACTTATAGGACCACCAGAAGGTATGTTAATAAAAAAATTAGGAGAAAATTTTTTGAAAAAGTCTTATAATTTTATAATAAAACAGGGCGTATCAGACGTTAGAGCAGAAGAGGCAATAATTTCATCATTAAGCTTACTTAATGCAATCTTGGAATAGTTACTTTTATAACTTAATAGTGGTGCATGAATTAAGAAGGGGAAGAGGATTGGGTCATCGAAAATTAGCGTCACCAAGAAGAGGTTCATCAGGTGTTAGACCTAGGAAGAGAGCCGAGGAATTACTTCCTACTCCTAGGTCTTGGCCTAATGTAAATTCTTCTAATCCTATACTTCTTGGGTTTATAGGATATAAAGTAGGCATGACTTATGTTTATTATATTAATGATATTAAAGGATCTTCAGAGTACGGAAAAGAAGTATTTACTCCAGTCACTGTTATAGAAACACCACCAGTAGTTCCAATAGCATTAAGAGCGTATGTTCTTGGAAGCAAAGGAGAACCGGAAGTACTCACGGACTATTGGAGTTCAGAGATTCCTCAAGAAATAACAAGGAAGATAAAATCGTTAAAAATAAATAAAGATAAATTAAATGGATTTTTAGATAAAATAAAGTCTAACCTTAATAATATCCTATATTTAAGGGCATTAGTCGCTACGCAGCCGAAATTAGTTCCGGCATTAGGAAAGAAAAAACCTGAGATTGTAGAGATGCAAATTGGTGGAGGAGACACTTCTGCTCAGTTAAACTACTTACTTAATGTATTAGGTAAGCCAATAAACGTTACTGATATATTTAAAGAAGGACAACTAGTGGATATAATAGGGGTTACGAAAGGTAAAGGATTCCAAGGGGTTATAAAGAGATATAGTGTTATGGAGTTACCTAAGTGGCATAAGCATAGGAAAGGTAGCAGAAAAGTAGGTACTAAAGGTCCCTCTATGAGTACTCCAAGCTATGTACCACAACCGGGTCAATTAGGTTTCCATAGGAGAACGGAATATAATAAGAGAATATTAAAAATTTCAATGAACCCACAAGATATTAACCCGGCAGGCGGATTTGTAAAATATGGATTAGTAAAGAACTCTTACATATTGATTCAAGGTTCAACTATAGGGGTAAGGAAAAGGCCTTTATTCTTAAGATATCCTATAAGGCCTTATGAAGTTCCAACTGAAGCTCCTAAAATTACGTATATAGATTTAAGTAGCAAACAAGGGTGAGTAGAATGTATATCCAACTTCAACAGAAAAAAGCAGATGTAATTGATTTAGAAGGTAAGAAATCAAAAGAAATTGATTTACCGTTAATCTTTAGTTATCCCGTAAGGAAAGATATAATCAATAGAGCATTTAGATCATCATTTACTAAATCATTGCAGCCTAAAGGAAGAGACCCAATGGCAGGTAAGAGGACTACTGCAAAAAGCTTTGGAATTAACTTAGGACTAGCTAGAGTTCCAAGAATTAAGGGAAGCGGCGAAGCGGCTTTAGCTCCTAATACAGTAGGAGGTAGATTAGTTTTTCCACCCTCTCCCATGGAGAGGATAGTTGAAGATATCAATAAAAGGGAAATGAGGCTTGCAATAATTAGTGCTATTTCTGCTACAACATTTAAAGATTTAGTTAAAAACAGAGGTCATAAAATACCAGAAAATCTCTCCTTGCCTATTATTGTTAGTGATGATCTAGAAAAGATATCGAAGTCTAAGGACATAATAGAGTTTATTAAAAAACTAGGATTAGAAGATGAATTAGAAAGATGTAAGGTAAAAAAAATTAGGTCTGGAAAAGGTAAAATGAGAGGTAGAAGATATAAGACGCCTAAAGGTCCACTTTTTGTAATAAAAGATGGGAAATCGGCAGTTATTAGTGCTATAAGAAATATTCAAGGTTTTGATGTAATAACTGCTAAAGAACTTAGTGTTATTCATTTAGCTCCAGGAGGGCATCCAGGTAGACTTACTATATTTACTGAAGGTGCTCTTCAAGCTCTAAATGATAGATTTGGAGGCGAAGTTAAATGAAGATTAAAGAAGTTTTAGCTACAGAAAAAGCAACTAAATTAATAGATTCAGAAAATACCATAGTTATAATTGTAGATAAAAATGCTACAAAATCGGAAATAAAGTCAGACATAGAGAAGGCGTTGAATGTAAAAGTAGTTAAAGTTAATATATTAATTACGCCTACTGGAGATAAGAAAGCATATGTTAGACTTAGTCCAGAATATAAAGCATCAGATGTTGCGCAAAAATTAGGGTTATTATGAGGTGAAATAATTTGGGTAAGAGTTTACTTCAACAAAGAGCTGGAAGAGGTAATATAAACTTTAGGAATCCTGGATGGCTAAGAGTAGGTAAAGTTAGATATCCTAAGATAGAAGGCAATCATGTAGGTAAAGTAATGGATATTCTTCATAATCCTGGTATGTTGGCTCCAGTAGCTAAGGTGAAATTGGATACTGGCGATGTTTTTTATATGCAGGCAGTACAAGGGATGACCATAGGGCAGAAAATAGAAATAGGGGGTAACGTAAATCCGGCTACTGGAAATATAGTAGATACAGGTAGTTTGCCGGAGGGTGCAATAGTTTGTAATGTAGAAGAGCATAGAGGAGATGGAGGAAGATATGCTAGATCTGCAGGCTCTTATGCTACTGTAATAGGTAAAAGCGGAGATAAGGTTCTTATTAGATTACCGTCTGGGAAAATAAAAGAAGTCTTGAGTAATGCTAGAGCTACGGTAGGAGTAGTTGCAGGTGGAGGAGTATATGATAAACCAGTTCTAAAAGCTGGAAACGTTTACTGGAAATATAAGGTGAAAGCAACTAAATGGCCCATAGTTAAAGGAGTTGCAATGAATGCAGTAGATCATCCACATGGTGGAGGTCTTCACACTAGTGTAAGCAGACCTAGCACTGTTTCAAGGAACGCACCTCCAGGAAGAAAAGTCGGGCATATAGCAGCAAGAAGGACTGGAAGGAGGGAGAGGAAGTGAATTTTAATACTAAAGATGATATAGGGTGATTATAATGGCAATGTCAGAATTTCCGGCTGAATGGCAAAAGTTCAAATATAGGGGCAAAAGTCTGAATGACTTAATCAATATGCCTATGGATGAGTTTGTTAAACTATTGCCTTCTAGGCAAAGGAGGTCGCTTACTAGAGGGTTTACTCCCCAACAGAGAAGATTACTTGAGGAAATCAGGAAAATGAAGAGAGAAGGTAAATCAACTAAGACCATAAAGACTCATGTTAGGAATCTAGTTATTCTTCCAGAGATGGTAGGCTTAAAGTTTGGTATATATAATGGAAAAGAGTTTGTTGAGTTCCAAGTTGCTCCAGAGATGATAGGACATTATCTAGGAGAATTTGCAATAACCACAAAGAAGGTAGAACATGGTGAACCAGGATTGAAGGCAACAAGATCTAGTCTATTCCTTGCAATGAAGGGATGATCATGGCTAACTGGACTTATCCTCAATTATCTATAGACGACAGTAAGTTAGGGAAGGCTGTAGTTAAGGATGCACCAGTATCCACAAGAGATTTATATAATGTATGTAAGGCAATTAGAGGTATGAAAGTTAAAGAAGCTAGAGACTTTTTAGATAGGGTATTAAAACATCAAGAATCCTTACCGTTTTGGAGATATTCTCATGGTTCATCTCATAGATCCAATATTTCATCTAAATGGAGAATTAAGAATGGTAGATATCCAGTTAAAGCGATAAAGTATGTATTAAGAGCATTAGACAATGCTGAAGCTAATGCAGTTTCTAAAGGATTAGACCCGGATAGTTTAAAAGTAATACACATAGCAGCGCATAAGTCTTTGACTTTAAAAAGGTTCATGCCTAGGGCTTTCGGCAGGGCTACGGCAAAGTATAGAAGAACTTCACATATTGAGGTTATAGTAGGTGAGGCATGAATGGTAAATATAAAACAATACTTTTTGCAAAAATCAATGACTAAAGTAATGCTTGATGAATATTTGGCTAAGCAGTTCTATAATGCGGAATATGCTGGAGTTGATATAATTAAGACTCCCATGGGAACTAGAATTATTATATACGCTGGCAGACCAGCAATGATAATAGGTAAAGGCGGAAAGACTATAAAACAGTTAGCTCAAGTTTTTGAGAAATTCTTTAGTTTAGAAAATCCGCAGATAACAGTAACTAATGTTGATAATCCAGAATTAAACGCTAGAGTTATGGCTTTCAGGCTTGCAGTGGCCTTAGAGAAGGGTTACCACTTTAGGAGAGCCGCATTTATAACCATCAGGAGGATAATGAACGCTGGAGCGTTAGGTGCAGAAGTTGTTGTTAGTGGTAAGATCACATCCGAGAGAGCTAAATATGAAAAATTAAAAGAAGGTACAGTGTATAAGACTGGAAATAGTCTAGAGACAATGGTTGATAGAGCTATAGCGATAGCTACATTAAAACCAGGTATCTATGGTGTGGAAATAGTCATTGCAAAGCCGCTAAGACCTATAGATAAGATTTCATTTAAGGAGACTCCGGCTTCATCAGAAGGCGAAGTTACTGTAACAAATGTTAAAATAATAGATGAGAATGCAGGAGGTGCTCAGAATGCCGCTGGATCCTGAGGAATTAAGGAAGATGGATATAAAAGACTTATATAAAAAATTAGAAGAGTATAATGCTGATCTGTTAAAACATAGAGCTGAGAGTAGAATGGGTACTTTAAAGAATACGTCTGCAATAAGGAATGTTAGAAAGGATATAGCAAGGATTTTAACTATAATTTCTGAGAAAAAGAGAAATAGTAAGCAGAATGAGAAAACTTCTTGATGTTATAGGTTTAAGAGTAAAGGTTTTGTCTCATTCTAATCCTTTTTTTATAGGGCTTTCTGGGATTATCGTTTTTGAATCGTCTAAGTTCTTGTACATTAAGAACTCTAAAGGTAAGATTATAATGGTGCATAAAGCAAATGGAATATTTGAGATAGATTTTAAAGGAAGTCATCAGATTATGCATGGTTATAAATTAATGGGTAATATTGTTAAGAGGTTAAAGAAGAGGTGGATGGTATGAGCCAGACTAAAAATGTTGGTATAGTCGGAGTTAAAGCTCCAGAAAAAACATGTGATGATAAAAACTGCCCATTTCACGGAGACCTGAAAGTAAGAGGTATGATATTTGAAGGTAAGTTAATTAAATATAGGGCAAATAAAAGCGGTGTTTTTGAAAGAGTTTACTTGTACTATAATAGTAAATTTAAGAGATATGAAAGAAGGAGGAGTAGAATAAGAGTTCATATTCCACCATGTTTGGATGTAAAGGAAGGAGATAATGTTATAATTGGGGAATGCAGACCAATAGCTAAGTCTGTATCATTTGTAGTATTAGGTAAGGTGAGTAGCTAATGTCAGAAAAACTACAAGTTTTAGGTTCAAGAAAAGCATTAACTCCAGGTTTACAACTTAGTTCTGTTGTTAACGTGGCTGATAATAGTGGAGCAAAAGAGGCAATGGTAATAGGAGTTTTTGGATATAGAGGAGTTTTAAGAAGGGTGCCTTTTGCTAACATCGCCGATCTAATTGTGGTGTCAGTAAAGAAAGGCACTCCAGAAGTTAGAAAACAGAAGTTCCGTGCTGTAATAGTAAGACAGAAAATGCCATTTAGAAGGCCTGATGGTACATGGATATCATTTGAAGACAATGCTGTAGTTATAGTTAATCCAGATGGAACACCTAAAGGAACTGAAATTAGAGGACCAATAGCGAGAGAAGCTGCGGAACGTTGGCCTAAAGTAGCAAGCTTAGCTACAATGGTTGTGTGAGGTGGTGAAAATAATGTTATCTTCTAAGCCAGCAAAACAGAGAAAAATGTTATTTAATGCTCCTTATCATTTAAGGAGAAAAATGCTTACTGCGATGGTTTCAGACGAAATTATCAAGGAGTATGGAATAAAGAGAATTGAGGTAAAGAAAGGCGATAGTGTAAAAGTTATGAGAGGAGATAATGTAGGATTTGAAGGTAAAGTAGCTCAAGTCAATACAAAATCTGGAAGAATAGCAATAGAAGGACTGACAAGGAAAAAAGCTGATGGGACGCCTGTTTATGTCTGGATTCATGCTTCTAAAGTTATGATAACTAAGTTAGATTTATCAGACAATGACAGGAAATCCTCAATAGAAAGGAAATTTAAAAAGGTGAATAAATAATGCCACATGTTACAAGGTTTGAAGCTCCTTGGTTTTTAAGGATAAACAAAAAAGAATATAAATGGACTGTTAGAGTAAATCCTGGTCCTCATTCGCTACTTAAGAGTGTACCTCTAAGTTTAATATTAAGAGACTATCTAAATGTTGCAGCAACTCTATCTGAAGCTAAGAAAGTAATATCTGAGGGTAAGGTTTATGTTGATGGAATTGTAAGGAAAGATTATAGATTTCCAGTAGGATTAATGGATATAATATCTGTGCCTAGCGCTGGTTTGTATTATGTTATGTTGCCCGATAATTCGAGGTATATTTCTCCTAAACAAATCAGTGAAACAGAGTCAAAATATAAGCTAATTAGAGTAATTAATAAGACAATAGTAAAAGGTGGTAAATTACAATTAAATTTGGAAGATGGTAGAAATATATTGGTAAATAAGGAGGATTCTTCTAAATATCCTACTTTAAGTACATTGAAGATTGAAATTCCTTCACAAAATATAATCTCCGTATATCCCCTAGTAGAGAATATGTTCGGAATAATAATAGGTGGAAAGAACACTGGATTATACGGTAAGATTGTTAAGATTCAGAAGGCACAATATAAATCTAGAAAGTATTCCATTGTAACAATACAGAAAGGTAACGAAAGTTATGAAACTAATTTATTGAATACAATGGTAATTGGCGAGGAAAATCCTGAAATAAAGGTTGAGTAAAATGGATCAAGAATCCGTTCAAGTTAAAAAAGAAAATCCAATGAAAAGAATAAAAATAGCAAAGGTTACAGTAAATATTGGCTTAGGAGAATCTGGAGAAAGACTAGAGAAAGCATATTACTTATTGGAGGAGTTAACAGGAGTAAAGCCAGTTTATACTCGTGCTAAAAAGTCAATAAAGGAGTTTGGAGTTAGAAAAGGACAATTAATAGGTGTGAAAGCAACTCTAAGGGGTCAAAAAGGTATAGATTTCCTTAAGCGTGTTTTACAAGCTGTTGGATATAAGTTAAAGAGAGATAGTTTCGATGATTATGGTAATGTAAGTTTTGGCATAGCTGAACACGTTATTATTCCTGGAACTAAATACGATCCAGAAGTTGGAGTATTTGGAATGGATATAGCAATAACACTAGAGAGACCTGGATACAGAGTAGCTAGAAGGAAGAGGAAATCTGCTAGAATTCCTAAGAGGCATAGAATTTCTAAAGAAGAGGCGATAAAGTTTTTAACGGAAACACTAGGTATTGTGGTTGTTTGAAGGTGATTTAAATGGGTAAGTACAAGCCTCCGACAGAAAGAAAACATGGTAAAGGAGTTCAAGCTTGTAGGCGTTGTGGGAGTACGGATTCTGTTATTCAAAAGTATGGAATTTACCTTTGTAGGCAATGCTTTAGAGAAGTTGCCTATGAATTAGGTTTTAAAAAGTTGAGGTGATTTCACATGACGGTAATCAATCCTTTATCTAATGCTCTAGTCAGTATTTATAACAATGAGGTAAGAAGAAATAAACAAGCAGTAATAATGCCTTCATCCAAGCTAGTCATAAATGTTCTTAGAGTTATGCAAAAAGAAGGTTATGTAGGGGAATTTGAGTATATTGACGACGGAAGATGGGGTAAAGTTGTTGTTCAGTTACTAGGTAGAGTAAACAAGTGCGGTCCAATAACGCCTAGGTACTCATTAAATTATAGAGATATGATAAATTTACCGCAACATATAAGGACATATTTACCATCTAAAGAGATTGGTGTAGTTCTAGTTTCAACATCTAAGGGCGTTATGACGCATAAGGAAGCAGCTAGACAAAGATTAGGAGGAGTAGCCTTAGGTTATGTTTATTAGGTGATTTTCAATGTTGCAAGTTGCAGTAAAAGAATCATTAAAAATTCCAGATAATATCTCATTGACTTTAGAAAATGGTAAAATAATAGTTAAAGGACCTAAAGGAGAAGTAGAGAAAGATATCTCAGATATTAGGGGAATTGAAGTTAGATTAGAAAATGGAGAATTAGTAGTTGAATCTACGTTTGCAAATAAGAAGACCAAAGCGCTAGTATATACTTTACTTAGACATGTTAAAAATATGATTATTGGAGTTACTAAAGGCTATAGATATTATCTTAAGATAATATTCACGCATTTTCCAATGTCAGTAAAAGTTGTAGGTAGTGAAGTTCAGATAACTAACTTAATAGGTGAGAAGAATATTAGAAGGGCACAAATTTTGCCTGGAGTTAAAGTTACTATTAAAGGAGAAGATATAATTGTGGAAGGAATAGATCTAGAGAAAGTGGCACAAACTGCAGCCAATATAGAAAGAGTTAGCAAAATATCTGGATTCGATAGGCGTGTGTTTGGAGATGGCGTATATATTTATAAGAAAGAGGTGATTGAATAATGGCATCAAACAATTTAAGTAGA
This genomic interval from Acidianus sp. HS-5 contains the following:
- the ileS gene encoding isoleucine--tRNA ligase is translated as MKALSTKFDLKSVESEVIQYWNSNSIYDKLKKSNQETRSKKFLFIDGPPYPSAPIPHIGTIWNKVIKDCILRFKRIEGYKVYDQPGYDTHGLPIEVAVEKKLGVSRKQDIIDKIGVDKFIQECKNFALNNANSMTENFKNVGVFMDWNNPYYTLKNEYISNSWSLVKRAYERELLTKDVEVLHWCPRCETTLSDYEVSEYKDLEDPAIYVKFKVIGEENKYLVIWTTTPWTIPANVFVMVNSQFDYAEVQANNEIYIIAKDRVESVMKEAGIKDYKILRTYKGSQLLGIKYAHPLKDIVPAQKDLDEYHKVVDGGSEVTIEEGTGLVHSAPGHGDVDFAIGKKMNFPVVMLVNDKGEFLDSAGKYAGKYVRDENNEIIEDLKKANALLYAGKIVHRYPICWRCKTPLLLRAVEQWFIKVTKLKTELLNEIDRVNWVPEWGKTRIGNLVKDLRDWVISRQRFWGTPLPIWVCKNGHITVVGSKGELQKLSINGVPEDLHRPWIDNVIIKCPKCGEEAHRVSDVADVWFDSGVAFFASLGDNWNAKWKEIGPVDLVLEGHDQLRGWFFSLLRSGVILIDRVPYESVLVHGFMLDEQGREMHKSLGNYVEPAVVIEKFGRDVLRLWLLRNTTWEDAKFSWKAMELTLRDLQIVWNVYVFASTYMSLDNFDPDKYSFSDVERYLRVEDKWILSRYYSMLRKIKETMKNYKVHEMANYLFDFIINDISRFYLRLIRKRAWVEYNDPDKIAMYYVLYTVLKGWIILASAVIPYTAEKIYKEFVVNPKDSASMDDFPEIQSRFIDEQLEKAINVVRQIEDAGLNVRAKAGIKLRWPVNKTFVFLNDENDIKLVNNVIGILKSVLNTKEVEVYNIIDYAKFSTVVVSPLQGKIGKDYKQLTPKIVQYVNNNAGVIGKDIIDKGYHEVMIDGVNVRLDKNYVNIEESSMEGYVSSKFDLGVIMLSKSISEEEEEEGIVRDIIRRIQFMRKKLNLNVTDYINICITPPNDRYDMVNKWKSYISSETRAKNIEISNKKYKLTETWDIEGEQYIISISKAD
- a CDS encoding putative RNA uridine N3 methyltransferase yields the protein MFPYKRRNELNIAFFSSIFSIEKNLTEKTLKASLLFRFFIEFRVTNVYIICPNSSNKEFELLKELSDYALTPPYLKKYIPISHNLKKVGLLSPMNLPFHIVHKLPIEGEIRIGKNNDFGLPQKIRTRHKSIIIVDSVKDSFIQYPLIYYNGFEIHKTNIEDILTKDNLIIGSRNGKDPLKYKDEIVSMYEEKGLTVLIGPPEGMLIKKLGENFLKKSYNFIIKQGVSDVRAEEAIISSLSLLNAILE
- a CDS encoding 50S ribosomal protein L3, whose translation is MGHRKLASPRRGSSGVRPRKRAEELLPTPRSWPNVNSSNPILLGFIGYKVGMTYVYYINDIKGSSEYGKEVFTPVTVIETPPVVPIALRAYVLGSKGEPEVLTDYWSSEIPQEITRKIKSLKINKDKLNGFLDKIKSNLNNILYLRALVATQPKLVPALGKKKPEIVEMQIGGGDTSAQLNYLLNVLGKPINVTDIFKEGQLVDIIGVTKGKGFQGVIKRYSVMELPKWHKHRKGSRKVGTKGPSMSTPSYVPQPGQLGFHRRTEYNKRILKISMNPQDINPAGGFVKYGLVKNSYILIQGSTIGVRKRPLFLRYPIRPYEVPTEAPKITYIDLSSKQG
- the rpl4p gene encoding 50S ribosomal protein L4, which produces MYIQLQQKKADVIDLEGKKSKEIDLPLIFSYPVRKDIINRAFRSSFTKSLQPKGRDPMAGKRTTAKSFGINLGLARVPRIKGSGEAALAPNTVGGRLVFPPSPMERIVEDINKREMRLAIISAISATTFKDLVKNRGHKIPENLSLPIIVSDDLEKISKSKDIIEFIKKLGLEDELERCKVKKIRSGKGKMRGRRYKTPKGPLFVIKDGKSAVISAIRNIQGFDVITAKELSVIHLAPGGHPGRLTIFTEGALQALNDRFGGEVK
- a CDS encoding 50S ribosomal protein L23 yields the protein MKIKEVLATEKATKLIDSENTIVIIVDKNATKSEIKSDIEKALNVKVVKVNILITPTGDKKAYVRLSPEYKASDVAQKLGLL
- a CDS encoding 50S ribosomal protein L2, giving the protein MGKSLLQQRAGRGNINFRNPGWLRVGKVRYPKIEGNHVGKVMDILHNPGMLAPVAKVKLDTGDVFYMQAVQGMTIGQKIEIGGNVNPATGNIVDTGSLPEGAIVCNVEEHRGDGGRYARSAGSYATVIGKSGDKVLIRLPSGKIKEVLSNARATVGVVAGGGVYDKPVLKAGNVYWKYKVKATKWPIVKGVAMNAVDHPHGGGLHTSVSRPSTVSRNAPPGRKVGHIAARRTGRRERK
- a CDS encoding 30S ribosomal protein S19 gives rise to the protein MSEFPAEWQKFKYRGKSLNDLINMPMDEFVKLLPSRQRRSLTRGFTPQQRRLLEEIRKMKREGKSTKTIKTHVRNLVILPEMVGLKFGIYNGKEFVEFQVAPEMIGHYLGEFAITTKKVEHGEPGLKATRSSLFLAMKG
- a CDS encoding 50S ribosomal protein L22, whose translation is MANWTYPQLSIDDSKLGKAVVKDAPVSTRDLYNVCKAIRGMKVKEARDFLDRVLKHQESLPFWRYSHGSSHRSNISSKWRIKNGRYPVKAIKYVLRALDNAEANAVSKGLDPDSLKVIHIAAHKSLTLKRFMPRAFGRATAKYRRTSHIEVIVGEA
- a CDS encoding 30S ribosomal protein S3; this encodes MVNIKQYFLQKSMTKVMLDEYLAKQFYNAEYAGVDIIKTPMGTRIIIYAGRPAMIIGKGGKTIKQLAQVFEKFFSLENPQITVTNVDNPELNARVMAFRLAVALEKGYHFRRAAFITIRRIMNAGALGAEVVVSGKITSERAKYEKLKEGTVYKTGNSLETMVDRAIAIATLKPGIYGVEIVIAKPLRPIDKISFKETPASSEGEVTVTNVKIIDENAGGAQNAAGS
- the rpmC gene encoding 50S ribosomal protein L29, encoding MPLDPEELRKMDIKDLYKKLEEYNADLLKHRAESRMGTLKNTSAIRNVRKDIARILTIISEKKRNSKQNEKTS
- a CDS encoding ribonuclease P protein subunit, whose product is MRKLLDVIGLRVKVLSHSNPFFIGLSGIIVFESSKFLYIKNSKGKIIMVHKANGIFEIDFKGSHQIMHGYKLMGNIVKRLKKRWMV
- a CDS encoding 30S ribosomal protein S17; translated protein: MSQTKNVGIVGVKAPEKTCDDKNCPFHGDLKVRGMIFEGKLIKYRANKSGVFERVYLYYNSKFKRYERRRSRIRVHIPPCLDVKEGDNVIIGECRPIAKSVSFVVLGKVSS
- a CDS encoding 50S ribosomal protein L14 gives rise to the protein MSEKLQVLGSRKALTPGLQLSSVVNVADNSGAKEAMVIGVFGYRGVLRRVPFANIADLIVVSVKKGTPEVRKQKFRAVIVRQKMPFRRPDGTWISFEDNAVVIVNPDGTPKGTEIRGPIAREAAERWPKVASLATMVV
- the rplX gene encoding 50S ribosomal protein L24, with the protein product MLSSKPAKQRKMLFNAPYHLRRKMLTAMVSDEIIKEYGIKRIEVKKGDSVKVMRGDNVGFEGKVAQVNTKSGRIAIEGLTRKKADGTPVYVWIHASKVMITKLDLSDNDRKSSIERKFKKVNK
- a CDS encoding 30S ribosomal protein S4e: MPHVTRFEAPWFLRINKKEYKWTVRVNPGPHSLLKSVPLSLILRDYLNVAATLSEAKKVISEGKVYVDGIVRKDYRFPVGLMDIISVPSAGLYYVMLPDNSRYISPKQISETESKYKLIRVINKTIVKGGKLQLNLEDGRNILVNKEDSSKYPTLSTLKIEIPSQNIISVYPLVENMFGIIIGGKNTGLYGKIVKIQKAQYKSRKYSIVTIQKGNESYETNLLNTMVIGEENPEIKVE